In the genome of Oncorhynchus mykiss isolate Arlee chromosome 30, USDA_OmykA_1.1, whole genome shotgun sequence, the window AAACTATGACTAAACCATCACCAAACACAACCTGTTCATACAAGTAGATAAAGGTGTTAGGAAGGTCAGTGATAAGTGAATTCTACAACATGGGAATGCATACCTTATCTTCAACTACTTTCTCCTATAATGTAGGGTGCACAAGATATCATCAATGAGCTTCCTGTAGAATACGTGGAGCCTCATGAGCTAAAAGACGTGTCTCAAACTGGAGGTACTACATCCCCATTTCTGATGGGGTGCATTTGCATATTCTATATTTCATGCATATGATATGTATTATCATATTAattaatgtgttctgtttaatGTTCACTGTGTGACACTGCTATCTCCGTCTCTCTGGTTTCAGACATGTCCCGAGTGTACGCCACCGTTCTGAGTCGTCACCACCATCTGATGAGGAAGAGTGATGGTGTTTATGACCCCCTGGAGTACGAGTATCACCCGGAACTGTACACATCGCACTTTAGAACCAGTGTGAGTCTGCCTCTGCCTTTCTGTCGCAACCAGTTCAGTAAGTTCACCTGTTCCTGCTGCTCAGCCAGGAGCTGCGAGCCCTTTGACACAGTCACACTGCTCTGTCTGAAGCCTGAGCTGATTGGCTCACTAAGCACTCATAGGGGAAATGGGGGGCCCAGCATTTTCTCCTATTGCAAAACACAGGTTATATTGGCTTCTAGTCTGTCAGTGGGTGACCACCCTGAACAAGATGAGATGTCAAATATGATTATGTAGATGGTAGGTTGTTGAACTGGGTTTGTTAATGTCTTGTCAATATGTTTTGCAGATATGTGGAAGACTAGTTGTCAGTGGTGGTAGAATTGGTTTAGGTTGATGTGGTAGCAGCTGCGGCAACAGCCATAGCGGTGGCGGCAGCGGCCATAGTGGTAGCAGTGGCAGTGTGGGAGAAGTAGTGGAAACAATTGCATTGACAATGACTCTGCCTGCTTTTTGTCCTCCTGGCCTCAGGTGGCGCCCTACACCACGTGCCTGATCAACGGCATCTACTGGGACCCCCAGACACCGCGGCTCCTCAGGCGGCTGGACGCCCAGAGGCTCCTGACGCACGTCAAGCCCTCCGCCGCCGCTACGGAGGGATGGCCAGAGCTACCACACAAGTAAGTTCCAGGTAATCAGCTGAGCAATTGGATTTGCGATAAGGACGGGGACTATCTTAGTCAGAAGCCCGCTATAGGTGTTTGCGGTCAAAAGTCAATGCttatcttcaataatgtttacgTTCTATGGGAACTCAACCAAAGAGTGTGGAGTGCAGTCACCGTGACCCGACTGGCTGATTAAATCTGATATGGACTCTACCTCTTTTCTTATCTTCCCTCATTACTTCCTGTCTTTCTTTTTCCTCAGGCTCCTGGCGATCTGTGACATATCTGCCGACATGGGCGGCTCTATTGAGTTCATGACTGAGTGCACCTCCATCGATAAGCCCTTCTGTATGTACGATGCGGACCAGCACATAGACCACGACAGGTACAGACCAGGGGAGAAtgactgccccctctcattgacgCCATGGAAGTTAAAGGCCGACCGCGGTACATTTATAGTGAAGGGGAAAATGTCAATCTTCGTGTGAATTTAAATTTTTAAAGACAATGGTGGTACAaataattgcttctaatacaccagatgtatgtccttgaactggagtagctcaaactgcaTGTTAGGTCTCCATGAAAGGCCATCTTAAGACTTAATTTGGCTTCAATGCactattgagtcttcacataggaatgaatgtCCTGTGATCGATGGCATTGTCCATTCACATACAGTCATTGGTACAAACACCCATACATAATGTACTCCCACCAGGCCTTGCATATTATCTGATCATCTTTGATTGTGTCTTTCCAGCGTGGAGGGCACAGGTATCCTCATGTGCTCTATTGATAACCTTCCTGCCCAGCTCCCCATTGAAGCCACTGAGTATTTCGGAGACCGCCTCTTTCCCTACATTTGGGAGATGGTAAGACCAGCTGCTGGGGTAAGGTGCACTGCTCCGTTAGTTTGTTTGGGGAGAGGGTTGTCTAAGTGTGGAATGCAGCCATACAAGCACACAACAGCATCTCAGGTTAAGCTTGTCCGTTCCAGCTTACCGCACTGTAGCTGCCACTGATTACTTGTCGCTAGTTACCACGGCCACAAAAATGTAAATGGTCTCTATTGTACAAgtgtatgaaaacaaaaatgtgctttttttgttcttaatttaaggttaggcataaggtaaGCAGTGTGGTTTACGTTAGGGTTGGTTTTgcgtttaaaatcagattttaagaagaaattgtagaaataggcagggtttagccataattcagactttgtggctgtggtaactagtgacgaccccaCACTGTAGCTGCCACTGCTTGCCAGTGATGGCTGCTTATGGGGAATTCTGTTCTTTGCAGAATTAACTACTTCCCGGTTCTGTCTTCCTCAGCTGCTCTCCGATGCCACCAGACCTCTTGAAGAAGAGGACTTCTCACCTCAAGTTAGGGATGTgagtatctcacacacacacacacacacacacacatccctcttaCTCAATCATTTTTGCATCATGAACGAAAAGGCTATGGTCTTGAAACCTAGATGCAGCTTTACCGGAAACTAGTTATGAAAAGATTTGCTCTTGCATTGCGATAATAGCTAACCGAGATCTTGTTGTTGGCTGCATTGTGTGTTTTACGCTGAAGTATGTTGATTTCAGGAGCGTTTACAATCTCTAAACATGTTTTTCATTTGACCTTTTGGACTACAGTTGTCATGTGACGTGCTGTAGTCGCGCAATAGACACAAACTTGTTTTGTCAGACATTTATTATGTTGGTCAGTTATGGCAtatttgtacatttttatttattttttaagacATTGGACTTTAAAATGTTTTGTTAATCTTTCCTCCATTGAAGGCTGTGATAACGTCAGAAGGAAAGCTTACCCCAAAGTTTGAGTACATTGAAGATCTTCGTCAACGAAGGTAAGATTGCATGTCAATATATCTAGTGGTTTGAGAATGGATTTCTTGTTTAAATGTCTTGTGTGTTTTCAGGATGATTTTGTGTGGCTGTTATAACAAAACCGATTTTACTGTTGAAGCCCTTGAGATTTGAATGTGCTTTCTTTAATGTTATAACAGTTAAACAGCATTTATGTTAACTGATCTGAGAATGCAGTTTCTGTACAATTGAATGCTAGTTCGGTAAGCTTCATGTTGTTGGCTTTGTGTTTTCTAATAAATAAATCGGAAATTGCTTTGGTAAATATGCTTGTCACATGGAGGTAATGATGCCAATCTAAGAAAGACATCTCTAAAGATTCCTTTACAGGTAAAACATTCAGTAGGTGTAAAATTTGACATCTGCTACAAACTGTAGTCTACGACATAGCATTAGCATAGCATACCTAGTGAGCAACATAATAGACGCATTATGTGCTTAATAGCTGCTATTTGTAGCTTTCCCCCTCCCTCATTGTCGAGCTCAGGCTTTAGGGTATAATGTCTTCCACCCAGCAGGGAAAGCTCTATCTTGCCCCAGACTCAGGGCATTTCGCTACAAGCCATCATGTGCCATCTGCCGGAGTTTCCACTAACCCTCACCTTGTTGTTCTGTCCTTGCACAGTGCTCTCACGGTGTGCTGGTGTGTACCAGTCTACCCCCGCCCTAACACCTTGCATGGCTAACATGCCGCTGCAGCCACTTCTACTGAGGTGCAggagttctctctctcactgagggGCTCTTTCGTGGGTAGACAAGTCTCTTCTCATTCTAAAACACCCCCCTCTGTCCTGTCCCTTCATTTTGTCATGCAAACAAGAAAATCATCCCATTTCCGTTCATTGTTCCCTCTGTTTGCGAAATTTGAAAATCTTCCACCATCAATCATATTAACTTATGTTTTTAACCAAAATATTTGTTTACTAATCAAATATAAACTTGCATGCAAAAAGAGGACTCTTATCTCCCTTGTTCTTTTCACATAGACTTTGCTTTCTTAAACATTGTAGCTCTTTTCTAAAGAAGCTTTCTTAGACTACTGTATTCATGTATTGTGCCCTTTTCAAGGTTGTCTTAACAAGTAGCTAGAGAAAGATGGTTTGCTCTGGTCTGAGAATTTGTTCATGGTTTATCTTCACACTGACATAGTTTCACCCTGACTGAACCATGACCCAGATGAGCACCTTGTGTTCAAAATGATCACTCAAAGGCCACCACGCTCAAGCCTCTTCAAGCATGgtcagtcctggagagagagtaCAACTAGAAATGGTGGCAATCCCTTCTTCATAATGATGATACTAAGAGCAAGGCTTCCGTTTCATACCATTTTGAGTGGTTTTTGGTTGATGCGTTGACCTTACACATTCACCTCTCTAGACAAGCCATGTCTCAGGATCTTAAGTCTTTGAATCCCTCTGATTGGGTATTGCTCTTAAGATATGTACACTTGAGGCAAATATGCTCCTGAGGGGAATCCCCCGTCTATTTTTTAATTAGAGGCCACCCTCTCCATTGTCAGTGGATGGCTTGCCGGACCACGTGCCGGCTCTACGTACTCTTGTGCACATTTACAGTGTCACGTCCAATTAGGCTGAGGCTGCCAATTGGATTCTGTGGGGGAGGGGGTATTGGGGGAGAGAGTGCTGCTGATTCTGCAGGTTACTGTTTGATAGAAGAGGCTGCCATGGTGACCTTTGGACTGTATGGTGGCCAGTAGTGGAATCATCCGGTTTTAATTTTAATTTCATGTCTGTGTTTGAATCACATTTTGCTGAGTATTTGCTGATCACcctgttttttaaaatttaaatacatttcattgattGAATCCCATTTTAGTTTTGATTTTAATATACTTCACCACAGTGCATCAGCTTGGTTTACAAAAAAATCTTAGTCTTTCATTTTTAGTGTGTGATGTGGTTGGGGGAACTCCCTCTTGTAATAttttgtccccccccctcccccgattGGTTGTTAAGTAGTAATTTCTTATGAGGATGCAATTAAAACTGTGGATGATTTATATTAAATTAATTTTATTGCCCACCCACATCCCCATCTCTGCTTGGTAAGCACATCACTGGTTCTAACTCTGAGCAAGATTGCTTCAGCTAATCATTATGTGTGTGAGAAATAAACTTTATTCTGTGCTCACACTGTATAACCCCACATCCCCTCAGTGAGCAAGCCAAGATCATGAAGAGGAGTGGAATGAAGCGAGTGCTACTACTGGGTTCAGGTTACGTGTCGGGCCCTGTCATTGAGTACCTCACCCGGGACCCAGGGACTCAAATCACTGTTGGTAAGCCTCTGAAAAGGAAATGTTACACTGTTCCCACTATATTCACAAATACCCAGCTGATGATGAATTCATTATTTAAATGTTTAACTAGATGCAATCTATTCTGTGTACATCTCCAATTACTTACTTAAATGTAAAGGGTGCCTCGGCTCAAGCCCTGGcccctttttttttgttttcagcTTTAAATTTCACTCATCTTTcactcctcccatctatctcaCAGCTGTTGTCCATGTCTTTTTGTGTTTTAGCATCAGTGTTGTTGACCCAGGCAGAGGAGCTGGCAGGGAAATACCCCAACACGATCCCTGTCATGCTGGATGTCACCAGTCAGGAGGGTCATCTGGAGTCCCTGGTCAAAGACCATGACCTAGTAattaggtacacacacacacacacacacacacacacacacacacacacacacacacacacctgaggtgAATGTGCAGTGAGTGTGTCATTGTCACATGTACTGTGCTGTTTATGCCCTCAGTATGCTGCCGTACGGGTATCATCCTGTGATCGCCAAACACTGCATCAACAAGAAGGTAAACATGGTGACAGCCAGCTACCTGAGTCCAGCCATGAAGGACCTCCAACAGAggtaggggagaagaggagattcCTCTGGGTTTTAAAGTATGAGCGAGAGGGGTGGTGTTAGGGAAAACATATCTATGTAGAAGTGGAGATTTAAtggtaaaatgtgtttttatcttGTCTTGATGCTAACAGTGGGCTATTTGATACTCAGTTGACATAATGTAAactacaggcaggcaggcaccaaGACACTTGACCTAATTACTTGGCATGGCATTAGCCCGGATAATCTAGTAGTCAAGTGTATTGGCTCCATGTGGGGCCGGTGTGGCTGAAtgggttttttgtgtgtgtttccctTCAGTGCTGAGGAAGCTGGCATCACCATAGTGAATGAGATGGGCCTGGACCCTGGCATCGACCACATGCTGGCTATGGAGTGCATCGACCAAGCCAAGGCGGACGGCTGCACTGTAAGTGAAACGTGAGGAAGATTGTGACAGAAGCTATATGTTTGAGTGGTTTGTGATTTTGAGAGGAAGTGTTTGGGTGATTGTGGGGCTGTACATAATGATTGATTGAGCGTATGTCAGTTTCCTTGGCAACATTATTGATTGCGGGCCCAACAGATTGAAACGGTGTCTTTGATTTGTACATTGTTTGATGTAAATATGACCGTGTTGACAACATTGGGTAGATGTCTATGTGTAAATTATGTTGTAAAGCCATTTACGTGTATCTCCTTAGATTGAGTCATACAGTTCATTCTGTGGTGGACTCCCTGCACCAGAATGCTCAGACAATCCTCTGCGCTACAAATTCAGCTGGAGTCCATATGGAGTCCTCCTCAATACCATCAGCCCTGCCATCTTCCTCAAGGACAACGAGGTACAGTGGCCATCTAGAATCAGCTTATCCTCCCCAAAAACTTAACCTGAACCATAAGGGTTAGTGACGCAaagctgaccttagatcagtgttcTGGGGTAACTTCATCCTCTGTTCCCAGGTGGTGAGCATCCCAGCGGGCGGCACTCTGATGGAATCCACTTCTCCCATGGACTTCCTGCCCGGCTTCAACCTAGAGGGCTTCCCCAACCGCGACAGCACCAAATACTCAGAACAGTACGGCATCGAGTCAGCCCACACACTCATCAGAGGAACACTCCGCTTCAAGGTAGGTACTGCCACTGACCTCTACAACAATGTGGTTCTAATTGGTTGGAGCATGGTGCTGCTAACATTGCAACACTGCTATTCTTTCCTCCTGTCTGATTCAGTGGTCAGTAAATTCTGTGTCTTGTCCACCAGGGTTTCTCCAAGGCCATGAGTGGCTTTGTGAAGCTGGGTCTTATCAACACTGACCCCTGCCCCATGCTGAAGCACACCTCCGCTCCTGTCTCCTGGGTAAGAATCCTGCTTATAACAACTTTATTACCAGCTCATGCCTCTTGGGCGGTTCTTTACCCATATTCTGTCTTTTCCCTGTACAACAGAAAGAGCTGCTGTGTAACCAGATTGGCCTGCACCCCTCCACCTCTGACAAGGCCTTCGAGGGAGCTGTTTACGACCGCATCGGCCAAGACCCCTTCAAAATGGAAACACTCAAATGGTGAGGCCCTTGTCCTCACCATAGCCATACACTGTATATGCATGACATCCATATCATCACACATGCCCTACCCCCCCTAGATACTACACATCCCCTACCCCCCCTAGATACTACACATCCCCTACCCCCCCTAGATACTATAcatcccctacctccccctaGATACTATACATCTCCTACCTCCCCCCTAGATACTATACATCTCCTACCTCCCCCCTAGATACTATACACCCCCTACCCCCCCTAGATACTATACATCCCCTACCCCCCCTAGATactacacacccccccccccccccccccccccccccccccccccccccccccccaggtgtacGACACATCCCTTAGGTACCACACATCCCCTACCCTACCCCCCTAGAtacttacactacatgaccaaaagtatgtgaacatctcattccaaaatcatggtcattaatatggagttggtcccccctttgctactataacagcctcccttcttctgggaaggctttccactaatgttggaacattgctgtggagaCTTGAttaaattcagccacaagagcattagaggtcgggcactgatgttgggatattaggcctggctcacagtcggcccaatttatcccaaaggtgttcgatggggttgaggtcagtgctctgtacaggccagtaaagttcttacacaccaatctcaacaaaccatttctgtatggacctcgctttgtgcacaggacattgtcatgctgaaacaggaaagggccttcccaaactgttaccacacaattggaagcacagaattgtctaaaatgtcattgtatgctgtagcattaagttTTCCCTTCAattggaactaaagggcctagcccaaaccatgaaaaacagccccagacgattattcctcctacaccaaactttatagttggcactatgcattggggcacgtagcgttctcctagcattcgccaaactcagattcgtcagtcggactgccagatggtgaagtgtgattcatcactccagagaacgcgattccactgttccagagtccaattgcggtgagctttacaccactccagccaacacctGGCGatatgcatggtgatcttaggcttgtgcggctgctcggacatggaaatccatttcatgatgctcccgacgaacagttcttgtgctgacgttgcttccagaggcaatttggaactcggtagtaagtgttgcaGACGAGCTATGCGCTTGAGCACTCGCcgatcctgttctgtgagcttgtgtggcctaccactttgcggctgagccgttgttgctcctagatgtttccacttcacaataatagcgCTTACAGTTGAGCAGGGTataaatttgacgaactgacttgttggatggtgccacgttgaaagtcattgagctcttcagtaaggccattctactgccaatgtttgtctatggcgatggcagtgtgctctattttataaacctgtcagcaaTTGGTGTGGTTGAagtagctgaatccactcattcgaaagggtgttcacatacttttgtatataccgTGTATcagccactccccccccccccccccatagcattgcctttttaaattgtttaacttgggtcaaatgtttcgggtagccttccacaagcttcccacaataagttgggtgaattttgggccattccgactgacagagctgatgtaactgagtcaggtttgtaggcctccttgctcacacacgctttatcagttctgcccacacattttctgtaggattgagcagtggcttcttccttgctgagcggcctttcaggttatgtcgatataggactcattttaatgtggatatagatacttttgtacctgtttcctccagcatattcacaaggtcctttgctgttgttctgggattgatttgcacttttcgcaccaaagtacgttcatctcaaggagacagaacgcgtctccttcctgagcggtatgacggctgcgtggttccatggtgtttatacttggtgactattgtttgtacaaatgaacgtggtaccttcaggcatttggaaattgctcccaaggtaggccttgaaatacatccacaggtacacctccaattgactgaaattatgtcaattagcttatcagaagcttccaaagaaagccatgacattttctggaattttccaagctgtttaaaggcacagtcaacttagtgtatgtaaacttctggcccactggaattgtgatacagtgaaataatctgtatgtaaacagttgttggaaaaattacttgtgtcatgcacaaagtagatgtcctaaccgacttgccaaaacaatagtttcttaacaagaaatgtgtggagtggttgaaaaacggggtttaatgactccaacctaagtgtttgtaaacttctgatttcaactaTATCAGCTCCTAGATACTACACATCCCTTACACCCCCTAGATACTTATCAGCTCCTAGTCCCCTAGATACTACACATCCCTTACCCCCCCTAGGTACTACACATCCCTTACCCCCCCTAGATACTTATCAGCCCCTAGTCCCCTAGATACTATACATCCCCTACCCCACCTAGATACTAcatcctttaccccccccccctagatACTTATCAGTCTCTAGTCCCCTAGATACTACACATCCCTTACCCCCCCTAGATACTTCAGGTAGATATAGGATTCAATAAGCATATTGGTATAGCCTGATTGTTTAGTTGCATGGACTTTGTACTCACATCTTTGCCATATAGTtcttaattgtgtgtgtgttcaggtttGGGATGCTGAGTAAGGAGGCTGTTCCCCATGCAGAGACTGTGCTGGCGTCACTGGCTAAGCACTTAGAGGCCAGGCTCTCCTTTGGTAAGAGAAGAAATGTCACTACTACCTTCTTCTTTAcccaatttagattttttttttctccagttggtctcttgaccaatcacatcagctctgagaaatatctgatgtgattggtcaaaattagtgtaaaaaatattacaattgggctggctgtgtaaacacagccatagtAATTATTTCTCTCTACTTTCTATTACTGTGTCCTTTATCCTCTCCTTCAGATGAAGGTGAGCGGGACATGATTATCATGAGGAACGACGTGGGCCTGCGTCACTCTACAGGCGAGCTGGAGACCAAGCACATCAGCCTGGTGGTCTATGGAGACTCCAACGGCTTCTCTGCCATGGCCAAGACCGTGGGTTACCCTGCAGCCATCGCTGCTCGCATGGTGCTGGACGGTCAGTAGTGTATTATTCTTATTGCATGTGTCATGCCCGAGTTGTTGATTAGGCTTTACTGAGTATGACACACTTATTCCACCACCAGAGAACCTGTCATTTTGCTAAAGATAAATGTACAACCCTAACATGTAAGTTTGAACTGACTTTCAATCTGCAGGAGAAATCCGTACGAAGGGACTGGTGGTGCCAATGACTAAGGACATCTATGGACCGGCACTGAAGAGACTGCAGGAGGAGGGCCTCAAGTTCACCTCGAAAAGCACCATCCAAGAGTAGTAACTCATGAGTCATCGGCAGTGTCCCAATAGTGTTTGTTTCCTTTCCTGGCATCCTCCTCCATCTGCACTGATCCCCAAAAAAGACCCCACATTTTTTATTCTTCATTTCAATTCTTACAGAACAGTGCAGTTAAAGGGAAGGAGATGAAGAAAGGAAGCTATTTTAGTCGTAACGCAACACCATGTGATATACAGCCAATCAGTGGCTGGGTACCAGGCTACAGAGAAACGggatgcatctcaatagtctcaaGTTACTTTCTTCGTTTGTCTCCTGTCTTTCATCTGTGCTGATCTGAGAAGGCAGGGTGGGGGAAGGCAATATGGTAGAAATCCTCAGGAGGACAGGATATGAGGGGAAGCTAGTTGTggctattgagatgcaccctgaATTCTGGATGCTTTTGAAACAAGCAATCTACTTTGTGTCAAATAGAACCATTAGGTTGTATGTGAACAGTTTCCAAGCACTTTGCTGCTTTTTAATTAAGGCCATACCATTCTTTACCTGGAGAACCACAACTCCCTGAGTGTCGTTATAACACAACGATCCTGTAATCTGCACAGACCTTCTAAGCTAAAGCGTCTCGTCTGTCCTTGACCGTAACGTATGCTTTTCCTGATGTTGATCAGCTGCTGCACAGTTCTGCTGATCTTTACATATTGATTTGGTTATCTGCTCATTGTAGATGACACTCAAGACAATCAAGATGCTAGAAATATCAGGAGTGTACAGTACCTGCTCAAAGAAAGACCAGTGAATAAGTTTGCGAGTGAACAGCACTAATATAATACCGTAGCCTGGACAGCTTGCTCATAAGAACAAGTAGTTCTAGTAACTCACCAAGAGCCTCTGAATTAAAAAAGAACTGTTTTACTTTTTTACTCAATGACCTGCATCACCGGTCAACCATACCTACCATGTCTCATTTTCGGGCAATAGTTTTAAATCAATCTACTGTATTTGTGTAAAATTCATTTTAAGTAGTGTGCAGATATATTTTAAGAACAAAAAAGATTTATGTTGAATCCTATTTAAAGATCCCAAACACTATTTGTTGAGTAAAATATCCAAGTGTATTTATTTTCTGGATTGGATATAAATGGTCTCCAGTGCTGCAACATATTGTTTCTGCGTAATTACATGGTTGAAATGTAAGATTGAGATGCCTATTTAAGCAAATAGATTATATTGACCAATATAATCTATCATTCTATTGATACAGATAAACAAGTACAGagtcagtggccagtttattaggtacacctatctataaaaaaaaaagttatttaaccaggtaggccagttgagaacaagttctcatttacagctgtgACCTgcccaagatgaagcaaagcagtgcgacagaaacaagagttacacataaacacaagtacagtcaataacactatacagtggggcaaaaaagtatttagtcagccaccaattgtgcaagttctcccacttaaaaagatgtgaggcctgtaattttcatcataggtacacttcaactatgacagacaaaatgagaaaacaaattcagaaaatcacattgtaggattttttatgaatatatttgcaaattatggtggaaaataagtatttggtcaataacaaaagtttatctcaatactttgttatataccctttgttg includes:
- the aass gene encoding alpha-aminoadipic semialdehyde synthase, mitochondrial → MLRLLRHQARGTRSCLCGQRRYEHHKSVMAIRREDINVWERRAPLAPRHVKEIVHAGHKVLVQPSNRRAIHENYYEKAGAIISEDISEASLIIGVKSPPEEKLYPRKTYAFFSHTIKAQEANMGLLDDLLKKEVRLIDYEKMVDANGFRIVAFGQWAGVAGMINILHGLGLRFLALGHHTPFMHIGMAHNYRNVSQAIQAVRDCGYEISMGLMPKSIGPVTFVFTGTGNVSKGAQDIINELPVEYVEPHELKDVSQTGDMSRVYATVLSRHHHLMRKSDGVYDPLEYEYHPELYTSHFRTSVAPYTTCLINGIYWDPQTPRLLRRLDAQRLLTHVKPSAAATEGWPELPHKLLAICDISADMGGSIEFMTECTSIDKPFCMYDADQHIDHDSVEGTGILMCSIDNLPAQLPIEATEYFGDRLFPYIWEMLLSDATRPLEEEDFSPQVRDAVITSEGKLTPKFEYIEDLRQRSEQAKIMKRSGMKRVLLLGSGYVSGPVIEYLTRDPGTQITVASVLLTQAEELAGKYPNTIPVMLDVTSQEGHLESLVKDHDLVISMLPYGYHPVIAKHCINKKVNMVTASYLSPAMKDLQQSAEEAGITIVNEMGLDPGIDHMLAMECIDQAKADGCTIESYSSFCGGLPAPECSDNPLRYKFSWSPYGVLLNTISPAIFLKDNEVVSIPAGGTLMESTSPMDFLPGFNLEGFPNRDSTKYSEQYGIESAHTLIRGTLRFKGFSKAMSGFVKLGLINTDPCPMLKHTSAPVSWKELLCNQIGLHPSTSDKAFEGAVYDRIGQDPFKMETLKWFGMLSKEAVPHAETVLASLAKHLEARLSFDEGERDMIIMRNDVGLRHSTGELETKHISLVVYGDSNGFSAMAKTVGYPAAIAARMVLDGEIRTKGLVVPMTKDIYGPALKRLQEEGLKFTSKSTIQE